CAGGGTGTTGAAGATGGCCCGTGCGGTCTGGGTGTATCTGGGCAGCACGGCCAGTTTGAGTTTTGCTTCGGTGACGAAGGCCAGGGTGCCTTCAGAACCAATCAGCAGACCCGGAAGGTCCACGCCTGAGCGGTCCATGCGGTACACATCGCCCTGCATGGTGACAAATTCCAGTTCCAGCACGTAATCTCCAGTGACACCCTTTTTGAGACACATCGGACCTCCAGCGTTTTCTCCGATGTTGCCGCCAATGGTGGCCTGCCTGCCCGACTGGGGATCCGGAGGGTAATACAGGCCCAGGGGTTTCAGGGCATCCTGCAACTCCTGGTTGATCACACCAGGTTGCACAGTGGCAATCATGTTCTCCTGGTCAATCTGCACATTTTTCATGCGGGTGGTGGAGATCACCACACTGGGTTTGATGGGAACCACTCCTCCAGAAAGTCCTGAAGCTCCGCCCCTGGGGATCACCGGGAGGTTGTGGTGGTCGCAGATTTTGAGGGTCCTGACCACATCTTCGGTGGTTTCGGCCATCACCACGGCCAGAGGAACTTCGCCTTGCAGCAGTGCGTCATAACGGAACAGCAGACGATCGGGCAGTTCCACACGCAGCTTTTCGCCCACGGCAACCTGCAGTTCTCTCAGGTAACCGGTCAGTTCACGCACTTTGGCTTTTGCTTTCATGGGTTCCCCTCAGCCTTTGATGGTCTTGCGGCGGTCTGCTTCCTGATAGGCTTCTTTCAGCAGAATGGCGGTGTGTTTGACTTCTGCAGCCACCTCGAATTCACGGGTGCCGTAATCCAGTTGCAGCAGGCAGCCGGGGTTCTCCACGGTGATGACTTCTGCGCCAGTGGCCCGGATGCGCTCCATCTTCTTGTCGAGCTGCTCCATGCTGGTCTCGGTGTGGGTGATGTTGTAAATGCCTGCACTTCCACAGCAGTCGCTGGCGTTTTGCATTTCCTGGTAATCCAGAATGGGGTTCTGTTTTAGGATGTCTCTGGGCTGGTTGCACACCCCCTGGGCGTGGCAGAGGTGGCAGGCATCCTGATAGGTCACCTTGCGGCGGTCCATGTCCAGGTCCTCTGGCAAATCACGCAGGCCCACTTTTTTGAGGAATTCACTGAGGGCCTGTGTTTTGCTGCTGATGTTGCTGGTGAGGCCCCCGAATTCGGGATCGTCCTTGAAGTGCTTGTGCATTTTCTTGAGTTCTGCACCGCAGGCTGCACAGTCGGTGACAATGGCATCCACGGCCAGCGTGCCGTACAGTTTGGCATTGCGCAGGGACACCTGACGGTAACCGTTGAAATCTCCTTCTTCGATGTGTGGGGCACCGCAGCAGGTGGTTTCCCGCAGCAGGATCACATCAAAGCCGTTTCTGGCCAGGATGTCGATGGAAGCACTGGAAGCTTCGCTGAACACGGCGTTCATCACGCAACCCAGGAAGAAGGCCACGGTGCCGCGGTAGTCGCCCTGGTGCTGGGTGATGTAAGGGGTTCTCAGGCGAATGGCGGGAGCCACTTCACGGGAGGGAATCAGGCCTTCAAAGAGGTGCAGTTTTGCCCACAGTCCACCGTGTTTGCGGGCCATGCCACGCAGCACCCCGGAGCCACGGATGGCTTTCTGCAGACCGGATTTCTGGTACAGGCGCACGCCAGCGTTGCCCACATCAAAGAGGATGGGGTATTTGAAGACCTCCAGCATGGCCTGCTGGGCCAGGTTGGCGGGTTTGCCTTCTTGCAGCGCCACGCGGGTGTCCAGGGCCAATTCTCCAGGTTTCACACCTGATGGGCAAATGGTCTGGCAGGCCCGACAATCCAGGCAGTCGTAAGCAGCTTCGAGCACCACATCCAGTTCATCGGTGAGGCCCTGCGCGGCTGCCTTGTACAGCATGACCCGCCCACGGGGGCTTTGAATTTCTTCACCGGTCTGCTGGTAGGTGGGGCAGACAGAGAGGCACAGTCCGCACTGCACGCAGACATCTGCCCCCTCGATCAGGGCAGGACTCATGGATTCCAGGTTGATGCTCTTCGGATGCATGCCCCAATTGTATATGGATTTTAGATCTAATTTGTGAGGGTCGTGCAGACCTTTGGTGTGCTGTGGTGGAATTTTAATGCTTGTCTGTGACGGCTGTGCACAATGCTGGAGAAAATGTGGTACAACATTAAACAGTTCTCTGTCAG
This portion of the Deinococcus roseus genome encodes:
- a CDS encoding (Fe-S)-binding protein; the protein is MHPKSINLESMSPALIEGADVCVQCGLCLSVCPTYQQTGEEIQSPRGRVMLYKAAAQGLTDELDVVLEAAYDCLDCRACQTICPSGVKPGELALDTRVALQEGKPANLAQQAMLEVFKYPILFDVGNAGVRLYQKSGLQKAIRGSGVLRGMARKHGGLWAKLHLFEGLIPSREVAPAIRLRTPYITQHQGDYRGTVAFFLGCVMNAVFSEASSASIDILARNGFDVILLRETTCCGAPHIEEGDFNGYRQVSLRNAKLYGTLAVDAIVTDCAACGAELKKMHKHFKDDPEFGGLTSNISSKTQALSEFLKKVGLRDLPEDLDMDRRKVTYQDACHLCHAQGVCNQPRDILKQNPILDYQEMQNASDCCGSAGIYNITHTETSMEQLDKKMERIRATGAEVITVENPGCLLQLDYGTREFEVAAEVKHTAILLKEAYQEADRRKTIKG